The following coding sequences are from one Gossypium raimondii isolate GPD5lz chromosome 4, ASM2569854v1, whole genome shotgun sequence window:
- the LOC105779407 gene encoding G-type lectin S-receptor-like serine/threonine-protein kinase LECRK1 — protein sequence MANLLESDILLLLLLSLHVIIIAQENESSIIQPASSLYAGKHPSSWPSSSGYFRFGFYPQGNGYSVGIWLVGWSENTTVWTANRDDPPVSSNATLEFTTQGRLLLRTEDGMEKIIVNPTMSVSVDAASMLDTGNFMLYQNRTVVWESFNFPTDTILGGQNLSGSHNQLISSVSRSNHSSGLYLLRMQNDGNLVAYANNPAELDPSDAYWDTGTNGWYFSVLNLNERGVLAMYSSPKFHQENVLANLSATGNETMIIYRATLDPDGNFRLYSHQLESNTISHKWQILNDECDAKGQCGLNSYCSSRGKDTECYCYPGFTFIDENTKSLGCSQNFTIDGCVARKDLVIHYNITTLDNMYWAGDPYSVKPNLEKEDCKKACQEDCSCGGVLYSDRKSCRMYRLPLKYGKRHGNITTTAFIKFILGSTISPPPETSQILISEGNQSLILTMGLSLGSVTSLCFVIAICSFLLYRHRVQNYKKLLENKSSVLTEQFTLRSFTFDELDEATHGFQDELGKGSFGTVYKGILPGDGKSKTIAVKRLEKVNEGETDQIRTEMTVIGRTNHRNLVRLLGFCVEGSRKLFVYEYLGNGSLANFLFNMNKRPVWKERARIALDVAKGILYLHEECEGCIIHCNLKPHNILLDDSLTAKISDFGLAKLLRPNQTCSTPRTKGTAWYSAPEWQSSGLVSVKVDVYSFGVILLEIICCRSNIEVQVSSADEILLSTWVYSCFIGGELNKLVEGEEEVDMLMVERFVKVGLWCIQDDPNLRPPMKNVILMLEGTMTIPVPPSPSLLLYL from the coding sequence ATGGCTAATTTACTAGAGTCAGATATTCTCCTTCTACTCCTCCTTTctttacatgttattattatagCTCAAGAAAACGAGTCGAGCATCATCCAACCAGCTTCTTCACTTTATGCCGGAAAACACCCTAGTTCATGGCCCTCATCTTCAGGGTATTTCCGATTTGGTTTCTATCCGCAAGGCAATGGCTATTCGGTTGGAATCTGGCTTGTTGGCTGGTCAGAAAACACCACTGTCTGGACTGCAAATCGAGACGATCCGCCTGTCTCCTCAAATGCTACCTTGGAATTCACAACACAAGGCAGGTTGCTTCTTCGGACTGAGGACGGCATGGAAAAAATCATTGTGAATCCGACCATGTCAGTATCTGTTGATGCAGCTTCTATGTTGGACACCGGGAATTTCATGCTCTACCAGAATAGGACTGTTGTTTGGGAGAGCTTTAATTTTCCAACGGACACAATATTAGGAGGCCAGAATTTAAGCGGTTCTCATAACCAGTTGATTTCCAGTGTGTCAAGGTCAAACCATTCATCTGGGCTATATTTGTTGAGAATGCAGAATGATGGTAACCTTGTAGCCTATGCAAATAATCCTGCTGAACTTGATCCTAGTGATGCATACTGGGACACTGGGACTAATGGTTGGTATTTTTCTGTGTTGAATCTCAATGAGAGAGGAGTTCTAGCAATGTATTCATCACCAAAATTCCACCAAGAAAACGTTTTGGCAAACCTCTCCGCAACTGGGAACGAAACAATGATTATCTACAGAGCAACCCTTGATCCTGACGGAAATTTCAGATTGTACTCGCATCAACTCGAAAGCAATACTATCTCACACAAGTGGCAGATTCTGAATGATGAATGTGATGCTAAAGGTCAATGTGGGCTGAACAGCTACTGCTCCAGCAGGGGTAAGGACACTGAGTGCTATTGCTATCCTGGTTTCACATTTATCGACGAGAATACCAAATCCCTGGGCTGCTCTCAGAATTTCACTATAGATGGGTGCGTGGCAAGGAAAGATCTAGTGATACACTACAACATCACTACCTTAGACAATATGTATTGGGCTGGTGATCCTTATTCTGTGAAGCCTAACTTGGAGAAGGAAGACTGTAAGAAAGCTTGCCAGGAGGATTGCTCCTGCGGCGGAGTTCTCTATTCTGACCGAAAAAGCTGCAGGATGTATAGGCTACCGCTCAAATATGGTAAAAGACATGGAAATATAACAACCACAGCCTTCATCAAGTTTATCCTGGGTAGCACCATTAGCCCCCCACCTGAAACAAGTCAAATATTGATAAGCGAAGGAAACCAAAGCCTCATTTTAACTATGGGCTTAAGTTTGGGTTCCGTTACAAGCTTGTGTTTTGTGATTGCAATATGTAGCTTCTTATTATACAGGCACCGAGTCCAAAATTATAAGAAgcttttagaaaataaaagttcagTATTAACCGAGCAGTTTACGCTACGATCATTCACTTTCGATGAGCTAGATGAAGCAACACATGGTTTTCAAGATGAGTTAGGTAAAGGTTCATTTGGGACAGTTTATAAAGGAATTTTGCCAGGGGATGGTAAAAGTAAAACTATTGCCGTTAAAAGACTGGAGAAAGTTAACGAAGGAGAAACAGATCAGATTCGAACCGAGATGACAGTCATTGGAAGAACTAATCACAGGAACTTGGTCCGATTGCTTGGTTTTTGTGTGGAAGGTTCAAGGAAGCTCTTCGTTTATGAATACTTGGGCAATGGCTCACTGGCAAACTTTCTGTTCAACATGAATAAACGCCCAGTGTGGAAAGAGAGAGCCCGAATTGCATTGGACGTAGCTAAAGGTATCCTTTATTTACATGAAGAGTGTGAGGGGTGTATCATCCATTGCAACCTCAAGCCCCATAACATACTCTTGGATGATTCATTGACTGCAAAGATTTCAGATTTTGGATTGGCAAAGCTATTGAGGCCTAATCAAACATGCAGTACCCCTAGGACCAAAGGAACAGCATGGTACTCGGCACCTGAATGGCAAAGCAGTGGATTGGTGTCAGTAAAAGTCGATGTATACAGTTTCGGAGTGATACTATTGGAGATCATATGTTGCAGAAGCAACATAGAAGTACAAGTTTCTAGTGCAGATGAGATACTACTTTCTACATGGGTATACAGTTGCTTTATTGGGGGAGAATTGAATAAGCTTGTGGAAGGTGAAGAAGAAGTGGACATGTTAATGGTGGAAAGATTTGTGAAGGTGGGGCTTTGGTGCATTCAAGATGATCCCAATTTGCGTCCACCGATGAAAAATGTGATCTTGATGTTGGAAGGAACAATGACTATACCGGTCCCTCCATCTCCATCACTTCTGTTATACCTTTGA
- the LOC105779916 gene encoding G-type lectin S-receptor-like serine/threonine-protein kinase LECRK1 isoform X3, with the protein MAWVWALLLLLSSLCVKQSSSIISLGSSLSSATQSIPWRSPSGRFAFGFYSQGGGLSVGVWLDGRGKNDNKVVWTANRDDPLLTSNVTLTLNDKGVLLSIAVSGEKKFIANPNNSAVSVFSASMLDSGNFVLYNKDNHTIWESFEHPTDTLLGGQTLLTNHELISSSSENDHSGGRFHLSMQGDGNLVLYPRQSEDSAINAYWSTNTFWMGLSLRLFLNATGLLQLINNDDSSIYETINLSFFPEPTYNDYNESSSSNNNNNSTVFSASLDVDGNFRLYAHLFERNGGFQTYPLLRALLNSCKVRGFCGLNSYCTFNDNRPYCACLPGTDFIDPLQNNLGCKRNYSEAHCKGGKANIPFYKMTSMPGIEWTTGSFYGKERLSKDACSRTCLEDCNCEAAQFDNGICRKQKLPLRYLLRDPDAQVNSTVLLKVGIISLEADNDTVPSELKSPKVLIKRKNTTVLILLTFSFVACSCAMLTISGVYIYKFRVLRYKRVLELGNLGLTEELTLTLFSYKELKRATNGFKEELGKGSFGAVYNGSLNRGRQLIAVKRLEKLVEEGEKEFQAEMRAIGRAHHKNLVRLLGYCVEDSKRLLVYEYMGNGSLADLLFKSTKPLDWDERTRIALDVARGILYLHDECETPIIHCDIKPQNILMDDLWRAKISDFGLAKLLMGDQTRTFTVVRGTRGYMAPEWQKNTPISVKADIYSYGIVLLETVFCRRNLDINASKPEEVILSSMVYRCLVEKELDKLMLGEEVDKRSLERMVMVALWCIQDEPALRPSIKTVVMMLEGITDICIPPCPTASFI; encoded by the coding sequence ATGGCTTGGGTGTGGGCTCTTCTCTTGCTCCTTTCTTCTCTCTGCGTGAAGCAGTCAAGCAGCATCATTTCGCTGGGATCTTCGCTTTCCTCGGCCACTCAATCCATCCCATGGCGTTCCCCTTCTGGTCGCTTTGCATTTGGCTTTTACAGTCAAGGCGGTGGCCTTTCTGTTGGAGTTTGGTTAGACGGTAGAGGAAAGAACGATAACAAAGTTGTATGGACAGCGAATCGTGATGATCCGCTGCTCACTTCGAATGTTACTCTGACATTAAATGACAAAGGTGTGCTTCTTTCGATCGCTGTGAGCggagaaaagaaatttattgcTAATCCAAACAATTCGGCTGTCAGTGTCTTCTCTGCCTCCATGCTAGATTCAGGCAATTTTGTGCTCTACAACAAAGAcaatcataccatttgggagaGTTTCGAGCATCCTACAGATACCCTTTTAGGTGGTCAGACTCTATTAACTAATCACGAGTTGATCTCCAGTTCATCAGAGAATGATCACTCAGGTGGAAGGTTTCATCTAAGTATGCAAGGAGATGGGAATCTCGTTCTATACCCTCGACAGTCCGAAGATTCTGCTATAAATGCCTATTGGAGCACAAATACTTTTTGGATGGGCTTGTCGCTCCGCCTTTTTCTTAACGCTACCGGCCTCCTCCAACTCATCAACAACGATGATTCGTCCATCTACGAGACAATTAATCTTTCCTTTTTTCCAGAGCCGACCTACAATGACTACAACGAaagcagcagcagcaacaacaacaacaacagtaCTGTTTTCAGTGCAAGCCTTGATGTTGATGGGAATTTCCGGTTATATGCTCATCTGTTTGAGCGAAATGGTGGGTTTCAGACTTATCCACTGTTGAGGGCGTTGTTAAATTCCTGTAAAGTTAGAGGCTTTTGTGGTCTCAACAGCTATTGCACATTTAATGATAACCGACCTTACTGTGCATGCCTTCCCGGGACTGATTTTATTGATCCTCTTCAGAACAACCTCGGCTGCAAGAGAAATTATTCTGAAGCACACTGTAAAGGAGGGAAGGCCAATATACCCTTTTATAAAATGACTTCAATGCCAGGTATTGAATGGACTACGGGCAGTTTTTACGGTAAAGAGCGATTGTCCAAGGATGCGTGCAGCCGAACATGTTTGGAAGACTGCAATTGTGAGGCAGCACAGTTCGACAATGGGATTTGCAGGAAACAAAAGCTTCCACTCAGGTATTTGCTACGAGATCCTGATGCCCAAGTGAATTCTACAGTTTTATTGAAGGTGGGAATCATAAGCCTTGAAGCAGACAACGACACTGTTCCCTCTGAATTAAAGTCACCGAAAGTCCTAATCAAACGGAAAAATACGACGGTGCTAATTCTTCTAACTTTCAGTTTTGTTGCATGTTCATGTGCTATGCTTACAATCTCTGGTGtatacatttataaatttcGAGTTCTAAGATACAAAAGGGTGTTGGAACTTGGAAATTTGGGCCTAACGGAAGAGCTTACGTTGACATTGTTTTCATACAAAGAACTAAAGAGAGCAACAAATGGGTTTAAAGAAGAGTTGGGTAAAGGATCCTTTGGAGCAGTCTACAATGGGTCTTTAAACAGGGGAAGACAGTTGATTGCAGTGAAGCGACTGGAGAAGTTAGTGGAAGAAGGTGAAAAAGAGTTCCAAGCAGAAATGCGTGCAATTGGTAGAGCTCACCACAAGAATTTAGTTCGACTTTTGGGATACTGTGTTGAGGATTCCAAGAGACTATTGGTGTATGAGTACATGGGCAATGGCTCCCTTGCAGATCTACTTTTCAAGTCAACAAAGCCCCTAGATTGGGATGAAAGAACAAGAATAGCCCTGGATGTTGCAAGAGGAATCCTCTATTTGCATGATGAGTGTGAGACTCCTATCATTCACTGTGATATAAAGCCGCAAAACATATTGATGGATGATTTATGGAGAGCTAAAATTTCAGACTTTGGGCTGGCAAAACTGTTGATGGGAGATCAAACAAGGACCTTCACAGTCGTAAGGGGAACTAGAGGATACATGGCACCAGAGTGGCAGAAAAACACTCCAATATCAGTGAAGGCTGACATTTACAGTTACGGAATTGTGCTGTTGGAGACTGTGTTTTGCCGACGGAACTTGGACATCAATGCATCAAAACCAGAGGAGGTCATTCTATCAAGTATGGTGTATAGATGTTTGGTTGAAAAGGAGTTGGATAAGCTAATGCTTGGTGAAGAAGTGGATAAAAGAAGCTTGGAAAGAATGGTGATGGTGGCACTTTGGTGTATTCAAGACGAACCAGCTCTTCGTCCTTCCATCAAGACTGTAGTGATGATGCTGGAAGGGATCACTGATATATGTATTCCTCCATGTCCAACTGCTTCCTTCATCTAG